The following are encoded in a window of Deinococcus humi genomic DNA:
- a CDS encoding adenosylcobalamin-dependent ribonucleoside-diphosphate reductase codes for MTTLSAQPLTTFDDNAQHIARRQYLQPDDGDIGGMFRRIANWVAGAEAPEARLSWAQKYYDLMADKKFCPGGRVLAGAGTQHGNVLNCFVQGATEHDPASFEGVMEVAKKLALVTKVGGGNGVNLDVYRPRAEGSRPDAGVRGWAYMAASHADVTDFIEGLMRPPTQPDGDKQPVAVRNWTRVVYGQAIAPELVALARQNGVQIVRALPEGVQSVPDDMGGIVDAARKVAEDAKLGLEPRLDLSEMRAEGAPIKGSGGTSSGPVSFLMEIFDNFLEWANRGAEESGPINTLRFVYAPVLRVVRQGGTRRGAGMATISIAHPDVLDFLTAKDLDREASEGDISTFNISILITAHFWDTLQAGGVWPMNAQEVPGKYYLAKQEGSFEGSLPELPDRAEDGARGVPVYSTGKGQGSKKGAGAQSGIPAAWLWDQIAQHAWSTGEPGLIFSDRVNEFSALKNLGERYEIRSTNPCGEIPLTVGEPCDLGAINLAAYVQNSTFDYATFRADVRTCVRFLDDVLDVNVFALEDNRVASQDLRRLGLGVMGLADALIKLGLRYDNEAGRETIMEIMSALREEAIAESERLGQERGVYPVYSRNEARMPHAPRRNVAVLTVAPTGTTSMLMGVSSGIEPVFSPFIWRKIGSEYRALLAPLFVELLETYPAPDGVQKDGGWDWDKVTEAVSENHGSVVGLPFIPDALQQVFVCAHDIAPQDHVRMQGTVQRAFDADGFAGNSLSKTINLPNSATVQDVQDAYSEAYRTGCKGITVYRDGSRQFQVLSTSKKKDKKEGDAPAQAAAEVMGETVSEQAVPAQPAAQPAATPTPSKPQAAAPSKPQYERPARLSGITDMVKLTDPTSGHRRSFLVTVNHLNGKPVEVMVISGRAGDEANADSEALGRVVSIALQHGVPAQALIKTLRGINGGLYGSYNGRLVGSKADLIAVALETFQKDMNAQMGAQMAAQAEAATLPPLAGGSGVSVDSMDAMTRERCPVCEERAVIREEGCLKCQACGYSKCG; via the coding sequence CCGAGCATGACCCTGCCTCCTTCGAAGGCGTGATGGAAGTCGCCAAGAAGCTGGCGCTGGTGACCAAGGTGGGCGGCGGCAACGGCGTGAATCTGGACGTGTACCGTCCTCGCGCCGAGGGCAGCCGCCCCGACGCTGGCGTGCGCGGCTGGGCCTACATGGCCGCCAGCCACGCGGACGTGACCGATTTCATTGAGGGGCTGATGCGCCCGCCCACGCAGCCCGACGGCGACAAGCAACCGGTGGCGGTGCGCAACTGGACGCGCGTGGTCTACGGGCAGGCCATCGCGCCGGAACTGGTGGCGCTGGCCCGGCAGAACGGTGTGCAGATCGTGCGCGCCCTGCCCGAAGGGGTGCAGAGCGTTCCCGACGACATGGGCGGCATCGTGGACGCGGCCCGGAAGGTGGCCGAGGACGCCAAGCTGGGGCTCGAACCCCGCCTCGACCTGTCCGAGATGCGCGCCGAGGGGGCGCCGATCAAGGGCTCGGGCGGCACCAGCTCCGGCCCCGTCAGCTTTTTGATGGAGATCTTCGACAACTTCCTGGAGTGGGCCAACCGGGGCGCCGAGGAGTCCGGGCCGATCAACACCCTGCGCTTCGTGTACGCGCCTGTGCTGCGGGTGGTGCGTCAGGGCGGGACGCGGCGCGGCGCGGGGATGGCCACCATCTCCATCGCGCACCCGGACGTGCTGGATTTCCTGACCGCCAAGGATCTGGACCGCGAGGCGTCCGAGGGGGATATCTCCACCTTCAACATCTCCATCCTGATCACCGCCCATTTCTGGGACACGCTTCAGGCGGGCGGCGTGTGGCCCATGAACGCGCAGGAAGTGCCGGGCAAGTATTACCTGGCCAAGCAGGAGGGAAGCTTTGAGGGGTCGTTGCCCGAACTGCCAGACCGCGCCGAGGACGGGGCGCGCGGCGTGCCGGTCTACAGCACGGGCAAGGGGCAGGGCTCTAAAAAGGGCGCGGGCGCCCAGAGCGGCATTCCCGCCGCGTGGCTGTGGGACCAGATCGCGCAGCACGCCTGGAGCACCGGCGAGCCGGGCCTGATCTTCAGTGACCGCGTGAACGAATTCAGCGCCCTGAAGAACCTGGGGGAGCGCTACGAGATCCGCAGCACCAATCCCTGCGGAGAGATTCCCCTGACGGTCGGGGAACCGTGTGACCTGGGGGCGATCAACCTCGCCGCCTATGTCCAGAACAGCACCTTCGACTACGCCACTTTCCGGGCCGATGTCCGCACCTGCGTGCGTTTCCTGGACGACGTGCTGGATGTGAACGTGTTCGCGCTGGAAGACAACCGGGTGGCCAGCCAGGACCTGCGCCGCCTCGGATTAGGCGTGATGGGTCTGGCCGACGCCCTGATCAAGCTGGGGCTGCGTTACGACAATGAGGCGGGCCGCGAGACGATCATGGAGATCATGTCGGCGCTGCGCGAGGAGGCGATTGCCGAGAGCGAACGCCTGGGCCAGGAGCGCGGGGTCTACCCGGTCTACAGCCGCAACGAGGCCAGGATGCCGCACGCGCCCCGGCGCAACGTGGCGGTGCTGACCGTGGCCCCCACCGGCACCACTTCCATGCTGATGGGCGTTTCCAGCGGCATCGAACCCGTGTTCTCGCCGTTCATCTGGCGCAAGATCGGCAGCGAGTACCGGGCGTTGCTGGCCCCGCTGTTCGTGGAATTGCTGGAAACCTACCCCGCTCCCGACGGCGTGCAGAAGGACGGCGGCTGGGACTGGGACAAGGTGACCGAGGCCGTCAGCGAGAACCACGGCAGCGTGGTGGGCCTGCCCTTTATCCCCGACGCCCTGCAGCAGGTCTTCGTGTGCGCCCACGACATCGCCCCGCAGGACCACGTGCGGATGCAAGGCACCGTGCAGCGGGCCTTCGACGCCGACGGCTTCGCCGGAAACAGCCTGTCCAAGACCATCAACCTGCCCAACAGCGCTACCGTGCAGGACGTGCAGGACGCCTATAGCGAGGCCTACCGGACCGGCTGCAAGGGCATCACGGTCTACCGCGACGGCTCGCGCCAGTTCCAGGTGCTGTCCACCAGCAAGAAGAAGGACAAGAAAGAAGGGGACGCCCCCGCACAGGCCGCCGCCGAGGTGATGGGGGAGACGGTGTCCGAGCAGGCGGTTCCGGCACAGCCCGCCGCCCAGCCTGCCGCCACACCCACCCCCAGCAAGCCCCAGGCCGCCGCGCCCAGCAAGCCCCAGTACGAGCGGCCCGCCCGCCTCTCGGGCATCACCGACATGGTCAAGCTGACCGATCCCACCAGCGGCCACCGCCGCTCATTCCTGGTGACGGTCAACCACCTGAACGGCAAGCCGGTGGAGGTCATGGTCATCAGCGGGCGTGCGGGCGACGAGGCCAATGCCGACAGCGAGGCGCTGGGCCGCGTGGTGTCCATTGCCCTGCAGCACGGCGTTCCGGCCCAGGCCCTCATCAAGACCCTGCGCGGGATCAACGGCGGCCTGTATGGCAGCTATAACGGGCGTCTGGTGGGCAGCAAGGCCGACCTGATCGCCGTGGCGCTGGAAACCTTCCAGAAGGACATGAACGCCCAGATGGGCGCGCAGATGGCGGCGCAGGCCGAGGCTGCCACCCTGCCGCCCCTGGCCGGAGGCAGCGGCGTCAGCGTGGACAGCATGGACGCCATGACCCGCGAACGCTGCCCCGTCTGCGAGGAACGGGCGGTGATCCGCGAAGAGGGCTGTCTGAAGTGCCAGGCGTGCGGCTATAGCAAGTGCGGGTGA